A single window of Pseudoduganella plicata DNA harbors:
- a CDS encoding SDR family NAD(P)-dependent oxidoreductase, whose translation MQIRDNVFIITGGASGLGAATARTLAAAGARVVLADVQEGPGQELAEELGRNATAIFVRCDVTSEADGQAVVAAAAALGTLRGLVNCAGVAPAVKTVGKDGPHPLDVFQRAVNINLIGTFNMCRLAAEAMGKTDAAEQGERGVIINTASVAAFDGQIGQAAYAASKAAVAGMTLPMARDLSRSGIRVMTIAPGIFETPMLLGMPAEVQDALGKMVPFPPRLGKPDEYAHLAKAIIENVMLNGETIRLDGAIRMQPK comes from the coding sequence ATGCAAATCAGGGACAACGTATTCATCATCACCGGCGGCGCGTCGGGCCTGGGCGCGGCCACGGCGCGCACCCTGGCCGCAGCCGGGGCGAGGGTCGTGCTGGCGGACGTGCAGGAAGGCCCGGGCCAGGAGCTGGCCGAGGAGCTCGGCCGGAACGCAACTGCCATATTCGTCCGCTGCGACGTCACGTCGGAAGCGGACGGCCAGGCCGTGGTTGCCGCCGCGGCAGCGCTGGGCACGTTGCGTGGCCTGGTCAACTGCGCCGGTGTCGCGCCCGCAGTGAAGACGGTCGGCAAGGACGGCCCCCATCCGCTGGACGTGTTCCAGCGCGCCGTCAACATCAACCTGATCGGCACCTTCAATATGTGCCGGCTGGCGGCGGAAGCGATGGGCAAGACCGACGCGGCGGAGCAGGGCGAGCGGGGCGTCATCATCAACACGGCGTCCGTGGCCGCGTTCGACGGCCAGATCGGGCAGGCGGCTTACGCGGCCTCGAAGGCCGCGGTGGCCGGCATGACGTTGCCGATGGCGCGCGACCTGTCGCGCAGCGGCATTCGCGTGATGACGATTGCGCCGGGCATCTTCGAGACGCCGATGCTGCTGGGGATGCCGGCCGAGGTGCAGGACGCGCTGGGGAAGATGGTGCCGTTCCCGCCGCGGCTGGGCAAGCCGGACGAATACGCCCATCTGGCCAAGGCCATCATCGAGAATGTGATGCTGAACGGCGAAACGATCCGCCTGGACGGCGCGATTCGCATGCAGCCGAAATAA